A window of Excalfactoria chinensis isolate bCotChi1 chromosome Z, bCotChi1.hap2, whole genome shotgun sequence contains these coding sequences:
- the ZBTB7C gene encoding zinc finger and BTB domain-containing protein 7C, whose amino-acid sequence MANGIEDLIGIPFPNHSSEVLCGLNEQRHDGLLCDVILIVQDQEYRTHRSVLAACSKYFKKLFTTGTLTDQPYVYEIDFVKPEALSAILEFAYTSTLTITTSNVKHILSAAKMLEIQCIINVCLEIMGPGRGEEEEEDDKEDEDDDEDEDEDEEEEEEEEEEVEDFVNQENLTDGQEVSCHQSPSKSDLTEEAFTEAPKDFPNHYPANNSSGHLGVIRDFSIESLLRENLYPKANIPERRPALSPFAPPFFPHLWNGDFSSFPQLEEPQIDSGPLDLVIKKRKIKEEEEKEELPPPPFPNDFFKDMFTNTPAAPLGHIKAETDYSAYLNFLSATQFGGVFPPWPLEEERKIKPKASQQCPICNKVIMGAGKLPRHMRTHTGEKPYMCNICEVRFTRQDKLKIHMRKHTGERPYLCIHCNAKFVHNYDLKNHMRIHTGVRPYQCEFCYKSFTRSDHLHRHVKRQSCRMARPRRGRKPAAWRAAGLLFGPSGPPVEKAFMVPPALEEVGGLPMCLPGPSPEHFLSGTKAAFSLQELEDTQRKLLRRAQLDMERNAGIFAFALGHSDNLAAQPFFPLADPWGTGFSSLAGLGHMAPIPEATN is encoded by the exons ATGGCCAATGGCATTGAAGATCTTATTGGGATCCCATTCCCAAACCACAGCAGTGAGGTCCTATGTGGTCTAAATGAACAGCGACATGATGGTCTCCTTTGTGATGTCATCCTCATCGTCCAGGACCAGGAGTACCGGACCCACCGCTCTGtccttgctgcctgcagcaagTACTTCAAAAAACTCTTCACTACTGGCACTTTAACTGACCAGCCCTATGTTTACGAGATTGACTTTGTCAAGCCTGAAGCACTTTCTGCCATCCTCGAGTTTGCCTACACCTCAACCCTCACCATCACCACCTCCAACGTCAAGCACATCCTCAGCGCTGCCAAGATGCTGGAGATCCAGTGCATCATCAACGTCTGCCTGGAAATCATGGGGCCTggcagaggggaggaggaggaggaagatgacaAAGAGGACGAAGATGATGAcgaagatgaagatgaagatgaggaggaagaggaggaggaggaagaagaagtgGAAGATTTTGTCAATCAGGAGAACCTGACTGATGGCCAAGAAGTAAGCTGTCACCAAAGCCCTTCCAAGTCTGATCTTACTGAAGAAGCATTTACCGAAGCACCTAAAGACTTTCCAAATCACTACCCAGCCAACAACTCCTCTGGACACTTGGGCGTGATACGAGACTTTTCCATCGAGTCCTTGCTGAGGGAAAACTTGTACCCCAAGGCAAACATCCCAGAAAGGAGGCCAGCCCTCTCTCCTTTTGctcctcccttcttcccccaTCTGTGGAATGGTGATTTCAGCAGCTTTCCCCAACTCGAAGAGCCGCAGATAGACAGTGGCCCCTTGGATCTGGTGATCAAAAAAAGGAAGAtcaaggaagaggaggagaaggaagagctgcctcctcctcctttccctaaTGACTTCTTCAAGGACATGTTTACCAACACCCCAGCAGCTCCCTTAGGGCACATTAAGGCAGAGACCGACTACAGCGCTTATCTCAATTTCCTCAGCGCTACCCAGTTTGGAGGAGTTTTTCCTCCGTGGCCCctggaggaagagaggaagataAAACCCAAGGCATCCCAGCAGTGTCCCATCTGCAACAAAGTCATCATGGGGGCCGGGAAGCTGCCCCGGCACATGAGGACCCACACAGGAGAGAAGCCGTATATGTGCAATATCTGTGAGGTCCGCTTTACCAG GCAGGACAAGCTCAAAATCCACATGCGGAAGCACACGGGAGAGCGGCCCTACCTGTGCATCCACTGCAACGCCAAATTCGTCCACAACTACGACCTGAAGAACCACATGCGCATCCACACGGGCGTCCGGCCCTACCAGTGTGAGTTCTGCTACAAGAGCTTCACCCGCTCCGACCACCTCCACCGCCACGTCAAGCGGCAGAGCTGCCGGATGGCCCGACCGCGCCGGGGCCGCAAACCAGCAGCATGGCGGGCGGCCGGCTTGCTCTTCGGGCCCAGTGGCCCACCGGTGGAGAAGGCCTTCATGGTGCCGCCAGCCCTGGAGGAGGTAGGCGGCCTTCCCATGTGCCTTCCCGGCCCCAGCCCCGAGCACTTTCTGAGCGGGACGAAGGCGGCGTtcagcctgcaggagctggaggacaCCCAGAGGAAGCTGCTGCGGCGAGCACAGCTGGACATGGAGCGGAACGCGGGCATCTTTGCCTTCGCCCTTGGCCACAGCGACAACCTGGCAGCCCAacccttcttccctctggctGACCCGTGGGGCACGGGGTTCAGCAGCCTGGCGGGGCTGGGCCACATGGCACCCATCCCGGAGGCCACCAACTAG